The Clostridium beijerinckii genomic sequence AAAAGCTATTTCATCTCTTTCAAAATACGATTCATGTTTAGAGCCTTTCATATAAACCACCTTACAATCTTTAGCATGATGCGCAAACCTATTCTGTGCTTTTGGGATAACATGTGTATCATATTCAGCTTGAAATAATAGTATTGGTACCATTATTTTTGATATATTCTTTCTTCTAATTAGTTCTTTAGTTGCTTTTAAACTTTCGATATACCATAAAGCCGATGATCCACCACTATGATAATTATCATTCTTTTTAATCTTTTCCAAAAGATATTGATATCGCTCCTTACAACTAGTCGATCTACTGTAAAAATCCTTCTTTTCAGCATATGGCTTCTGGCCTGGAAGATATGAATTTCCTTTTCCGCAAACCCTCATTGCTTTAGAAATAATATTTGCTAAAATCTTAGGTGCTTTCCCAGTATTAATTTCATGCATTGGTGAACTTAACACTGCAGCATTAAAATAACTATTATATTTCTCTAAAAAAACAGTACCTATACATCCTCCCATAGAATGTGCAAATAATAACAACTTCTTATTCCTACTATCTGGAATAACAATTTCATCTATAAACTTTTTGAAATCTTCTACATAGTAATCAAAGTTTTCAACATTAATCTGATAATTATCCATCCCAAGTCTTTGTGATCTACCATGCCCTCTATGTTCAAGAATAAAAACAGAGTAGTTTTCCTTTATAAAATAATAAATTAGTTCATTGTATTTTTCAGTAAATTCTCCAAATCCATGACAAATGACTATATTAGCTTTTGGCTTCTTTACAATGAATTTTTCGTAATAAAGTTTTAAGTCATTTGCTCCTAGAATATAGCCACTTTCTAGATTCTTCTTTAGATAAGGTTCAACTATATTTATCATTTTTTCCTTATAATTATCTTGTGAAATATATATTTCAAGATACTTATCCTTAAAATTTGAGTATGAAGATGCCGTTAATGCTAAGTTATCTTCATTCATAATCTTCCCCTCCCTACCTATAAATTTTGGAATCAAAATTTATCTTAACTATTAATATAAATTACTTATTTTAAATCCATTATAATTTCAAGTTAAAATATAGATTGATTTATAAATTTACATACAAAAATAAGGTAAATATTTTAAATAAAATTTACTTATTAGAAATTTTTTAAAACAACTACCTTATTATATACTATTTATCACATTTTTATTTTAAATTTATTTATTTCTAGTTAAATTATATTAATCTCTAATTATATTTTCGTAATAGTTATAAACTACATAAACTTTCTATTTTATAATAATATCTCTTTAATATATAATTTCTTTTCTTTTTCCAAATCTATAAACTCTTCGCCCTTCAAAATCAGAGGCTTTTCTAAATTATTTACATTCATCTGTATTATCTTGCATTTTTCATTAGTATTTAATAATACCTCTTCACCTGTATAATAATCTATAACATGCTCTAAAAATATCTTTACATATTCGTAATCTAGTTTTCCTAAACTTTCGTTTTTAACTATTTGCAATGCTTCAAATGGAAGCCTTTTTTTCTTATATCCTCTATTAGAATTAATTGCATCAAATACATCAGCTATAGCGATGATTTTTGCAAAAGGATGTATAGCTTCCCCCTTTAGCCCAAGCGGGTAACCAGACCCATCTAATCTTTCATGGTGCATCAGTACCCCATAGCTCACAGCCTTGTCCAAAAATGAAAGTTCTTTTATTACCATATATCCTTTCTGAGCATGGGTTTTTATTGTATTAAATTCATTTTGTGTTAATCCTACTTCTTTCATTAATAATTCTCTTGCTATTTTTGTCTTTCCAAAATCATGAAGAATTGCTGAATATACTAATAAATTTAACTTCGCCTTTTCTAATCCTGTCCATTTTCCTATGAGTGCACTTAGTGCTGCTACATTTACTCCATGTCTATATATTGAATCTGTTCCACTTCCATAAAGAACTATATTCTTTATAACCAAGCTACCTGGCTGTATCTCATTTTGAATTTTTCTAGAAAATTCCCTCACTTCGTTTAGAGCTTCTTCATTGTTATTGACAAGTTGTCTAAAAGTTTTTCTTAATGCTAAAGAAATTTCATTGAATTCATCTTCAATCTTTTTACATTGTGTCTCTTTCTTTAATTCCACTTCACTACTTTTTGCAGCTGTATTTTCACAATATATCTCTACATTTCCGATAACATATAACTTTTTTATTTTTTCTATAATTTGTTCAGTTACCGAAATATCCTTTTTAAGTAATACACTCCCATTTTGCTCTACATTTTTAGCTATTACCATTCCTTCTTTTAACTGGTTAAAGCTTATTACTTTTGTACTCTTCTCCATAATACTCACACCCATCATATAACAAATTTTATGTCTCTAAGTATAGACAGAATATATATCTATCTCTATGACCTAAAAATTAAAAAATCCCCTAATTAAATATATAAGAACAATAATAAATAAGATTATATTAAACTTATAAAACAATATTCGAGTAAAAATTTATTTATTATTTATATTATTCTATATCTTTTATATTTTGTCAAAATAAGTTTTAATTTATTTTGAATTGTAGTTCTTCCATAATATTGAGAAAATATATGTATATAATATAAGGATGAAATTTAACTTCCATCCTTACACTACATCACTTCTACTATGACTCTATTTATACACACATTATTCTATGGGAGACGCTTTCTTATTTCCAGTCTTAGCTTTTCCTTGTATCTCCATTGGAACATCTTTTACATCATTTTTTTTATAATGTGTTTTATGATTACTTTCTGTTCCATGTGGTTCACTTGGGTCTGGTCTTCTCATTCCTGCTTTTGCCATAACTACTTCATATCCTTTCTAAAATAATCTCAATTTTAGTATTCTAAAAAAATTCTATAGTATACATGAGATTAAATAGAAACTGTTGGTATAGTAGCATCATCTTCAAAAATTATTTTAGTTGTTTTCTATCCATCTATTCCATTCTTCTGCTTTATATCCAACTGTTGCTTCTTTACCATTTCTTACTATAGGCGTATTTATAACTTTTTGATTTTTTAATAATAATTCTGCTTTAATTTCTGCACTTCGTATATTATTAAAGTTTAATTTTACATATTCCTTTGCCTTCGTATTTATTAATTCATTAATACTCACCGCTTTAATTATGTTATTAAATTCGCCTTTGCTCATAGGCTTTTCATTTAAATCGATAAACTGAAATTTTATATTTCTTTCTTTAAAAAATCTTTCTGCCTTTTTAGTATCAAAGCATTTCTTAGTTCCAAATATTTGTATATTCATAAATTCATTTCACTTACTTTCATTTTAATTTTCTTTAGGTCTCCTCACACAATATTCCAATCTATGTATTATTTTAAATTATATATATATTTAAATATATGTGTTGCAATTCACAATGCACATTTCATAATTCACAATAATGGTTAAAATTCATGCACTATCTTTAGAATTATTATGAAGCATTATTTTTACAATATATTGATGGCTAAATCATAGTTTGATTATGGACAAAAAACAAATATATTTTGACCTTATATTGTGTATTAACAATTTAAAATTTGCATTATAACAAAAGAAAATCCTTACTTTTAATTATATACTAATTACTAGCATATGATTATCTCTAACCTCAAGTAAGAATCTTCTCTTTCAAATTGCTATTTTAACTCTTTTATACTAATTCTCTATTTTTGCTATAGTATCTAAAGCAACTTCCATCATATTTGTAAATGTCAATTGTCTTTCTTCTGCGCTTGTAACTTCTCCAGTTACAAAGTGATCGCTTACTGTAAGTAAAGCTAATGCATTAACTCCAAATTTAGCTGCAATTGTATATAACGCTGCTGCTTCCATCTCTACTCCTAAGCAACCAAACTTAGCCCACTTCTTCCAATCTTCATCATCATCGCCATAAAATACATCAGAGCTATATATGCTACCAACTTTAGGATCAAAGCCTTTTTCAACCGCTATATCGTATGCTGGTTTCAATAATTCAAAACTTGCTGTTGGTGCAAATGTTCTACCTTGAAATCTTACTAAATTAAGATTTGAATCTGTTGATGCAGACATAGCTATTATAAGATCTCTAACCTTAACTTTTTCGCTATATCCACCGCATGTTCCAACTCTTATAAGATTTTTAACCCCATAACTTTGTATCAATTCATTTGCATATATTGAAATTGAAGGTATTCCCATTCCTGTTCCCTGAACTGAAATTTTCTTACCTTTATATGTTCCTGTAAACCCATACATACCTCTAACTTCATTATAGCAAACTACATCTTCCAAAAAGTTTTCTGCTATAAACTTTGCTCTTAAAGGGTCTCCTGGTAATAATACGCTTTCTGCAATAGCACCTTCAGGTGCATTAATATGAACACTCATTTTTTACCTCCATAATTTTAACCACATCATCTCAATTAATGATCAATATATTTAAACTATTTTATAATAATAATTTATTTGCTTTCACTAACTATAGATATACTAGCACTAGCACCAATTCTACTTGCTCCTGCATTTATCATATCCATAGCAGCTTTGAAGTCTCTAACTCCACCTGATGCCTTTACGCCTAAATCTGGTCCAACAGTTTTTCTCATTAAAGCAATATCTTCCTTAGTTGCTCCACCAGTAGAAAATCCTGTTGATGTTTTAACAAAATCAGCTTTAACTTCTTTAGCTATTTCGCAAGCTTTAACTTTCTCCTCATCAGTTAATAAACATGTTTCAATAATAACTTTAACTAATGCTTTTCCCTTGGCTGCATTTACAACTGCTTCTATATCTTCTTTAAGTAAACTATAATTTTTATCTTTTAATGCCCCAACATTTATAACCATATCTATTTCAGTAGCTCCATTTTCAATGGCTTGATTTGTTTCAAAAGCTTTAGCTTCCTTTGTCATTGCACCTAATGGAAATCCAACAACTACACATGTCTTCACATCAGTTCCCATAAGTTCACTACTTACTAATTTTGCATAACATCCATTTACGCAAACTGAAGCAAAATTGTATTCTTTAGCTTCCTTACATAATTTTTTTACATCCTCTACTGTTGCTTCTGGTTTTAATATTGTATGATCTATATATTTAGCTATATTCATATTTCATTACTCCTTAAATTTATTTTATAACTATATATGTTACAATTCACAATGCACATTTCACAATTACGGCTAAAATTCTTTCAATGTTTCTAGAATTATGATGTAGAATTATTCTGCGACATATATATAACTATAATTCGAATTAACACTCAGCACTTTCATCGAAATTTTCGCAGTCCTGTGAAATAACAATGTTTTTTCTTTCTATTAACGAGTACCTTTTTCGTATGGAACTCCATCAGCTTTTGGTGCAACTGATTTTCCAACAAAAAGAATCAATACTACAATTGTTAGAATATATGGTAACATTGCAAGTATTTGCGAAGGAATAGCAAAGTTTCCACCACCTAATACAACTGTTAATGCTTGAGCAAATCCAAATAATAAGCAAGCTCCGTATGCGCCATGTGGAGTCCATTTACCAAAAATAACTGCTGCTAATGCAATAAAGCCTTGACCACTAATTGCTGTTGGGGTGAATTGCGCTATTATTGCAAGAGTCATAGATGCTCCGCCAAATCCTGCAAGTATTCCAGAAATCATAACACACACATAACGAGTTGCAGTTACACTTATTCCAAGAGTATCTGCAGCTGCTGGATGCTCTCCTACAGCACGAATACGTAGTCCCCATTTAGTTTTATATAAAATGAACCAAATAACTACTGTAATTAAAAGTGCTATAAAAACTGTAATATCTACTCCAAATACTTTAGGTAATTTAGTAACTACTGGTTTAGTCATAGTAGCTCCTTCAAATAATAACCTGCATGTAAATAAAGAGAAACCTGCACCCAATAAATTTATAGCAATACCTGATATTGTCTGATCCGCATTGAATGTTATAGATGCAACTGCATGTAATAAAGCCATTATTCCACCTGCAATTCCTGCAGCTAAAAATCCAAGCCATGCATTTCCAGAATAATATCCTACTGCCGCACCAGTAAATGCACCTATAGTCATCATACCTTCAATTCCGATATTTACAACTCCAGAACGTTCAGAAACAACTCCTCCTAATGCTCCAAATATTAACGGTGCTGAGTACATTAGTGTAATACCTATTAATAGTGCAATACTATTTAACATTCTTTTCACCTCTCTTTAAAAGTCTGTCAGCTAAAGCAGGTACAATCTTAGTTAATGCTACGAAAAATACAATAGTACCTATCATTATATTTATTATTTCCGATGGTGCACCTATTGCAGATTGTACAGATTGGCCTCCATATAGTAATCCACCATATAACAATCCTCCAAAGATACAACCAATAGGTGAACTTCCTGCAATTAATGCAACTGATAATCCGTTAAATCCATTATTTTCAAAAGCAGCCATAGTAGATAACTTATGAGGTGCTGTGCCTGTAATAGCTAGTGCTCCAGCAAGACCTGATAATGCACCTGCAATTACCATTGATTGAATTATATTACGATTAACATTTATTCCGGCAAATTCTGCTGCATCTTTATTTAATCCCACTGCACGTAATTCGTATCCCTTTGCTGATTTATATAATAAAACTGATATAACTACAGCCATTATAATAGCAACAATAATTCCAATATTAACATCTGTTTTTAACAAGACTTCTGATAACCATTTGTTGTGAGAAAGAAATTCTATTCCAGCATCAGATGTCTTCCAATTACCAAGTATAGTAGTAAATCCAGATTCATTAATCATATAAGTGCTTGTTGAATCCGGTTGGTGAAATACATCTGTTGATACAACGAAATTAGATAAATATAATGCAATCCAATTCAGCATTATACTGGTTATAACTTCATGTATTCCGAATTTCGCCTTAAGAATTCCCACAATTCCACCAAATACTGCTCCAGCAGCTACACCAGCTAAAATTACTAAAGGAATTTCTAATATTGCTGGCAAATTTAATTTAATTCCAACTATAGTTGATGCAATTGTACCTATTATATATTGGCCTTCTGCTCCAATATTGAACAAACCTGTTTTAAAGGCAAATGCAACACTTAAACCAGTTAAAATAATAGGAGTGGCCTTGATAATTGTATTAGATATATATTTAGGTTTTGAAAAAATACCATTAAAAAGTGCGCTAAAAGCATCTATTGAGTTATACCCTGCAATACCAAGAACTATTGCAGAAACTACAAAACCAAAAAATATTGCAATGAATGTTGAAGTAACTGGTTTTTTAAGAATCTTTGCCACTGTTTTCATTTCTTTTACCTCCTGCCATTAATAAACCTATTGTATTTTCATCAACTTCTCCCTGCTTAAATGTATCTACAATAGTCCCTGCATAAATTACAGCTATAGTATCAGAAACATTCATAACTTCATCAAGTTCAAATGAAACCAACAGAACAGCTTTGCCTTTATCTCTTTCCCTTATTAATGTTTTATGAACATATTCAATTGCTCCTACATCAAGTCCACGAGTTGGCTGCACTGCAATTAATAAATCTGGATCATTAGCCACTTCTCTTGCAATTATAACTTTTTGCTGATTCCCTCCTGATAATCCTCTAACGGGAAGTAATTCACAATTATCAGGTCTTATATCATATTGTTTTATCATATCTTTAGTATGAGATATGATTTCATTTTTATTTAAAAAGCCATTTTTACAATATGGTTCGCTTTTATATTTTTCTATAACTACATTATCAGCAACACTAAAATCTAATACAAGTCCTCGTCTTTGTCTATCTTCATGTATTGTTGAGACCTTATTCTTAATAACATTTTCTGTTGTAGTATTTTGTATCTCTACTCCATTTATTTTAATGGTACCGCTTTCACATTTTGTTAGGCATGTAATTGCTTCAATTAATTCTTTTTGTCCATTGCCATCAATTCCAGCAATACCAACAATTTCACCTTTATGTACTTTAAGTGATAAATCTTTAACTGCATCTAGCTTTCTTTCATCTTTTACAGTT encodes the following:
- a CDS encoding alpha/beta fold hydrolase, which produces MNEDNLALTASSYSNFKDKYLEIYISQDNYKEKMINIVEPYLKKNLESGYILGANDLKLYYEKFIVKKPKANIVICHGFGEFTEKYNELIYYFIKENYSVFILEHRGHGRSQRLGMDNYQINVENFDYYVEDFKKFIDEIVIPDSRNKKLLLFAHSMGGCIGTVFLEKYNSYFNAAVLSSPMHEINTGKAPKILANIISKAMRVCGKGNSYLPGQKPYAEKKDFYSRSTSCKERYQYLLEKIKKNDNYHSGGSSALWYIESLKATKELIRRKNISKIMVPILLFQAEYDTHVIPKAQNRFAHHAKDCKVVYMKGSKHESYFERDEIAFSFFNRVLSFYENSI
- a CDS encoding HD-GYP domain-containing protein, which gives rise to MEKSTKVISFNQLKEGMVIAKNVEQNGSVLLKKDISVTEQIIEKIKKLYVIGNVEIYCENTAAKSSEVELKKETQCKKIEDEFNEISLALRKTFRQLVNNNEEALNEVREFSRKIQNEIQPGSLVIKNIVLYGSGTDSIYRHGVNVAALSALIGKWTGLEKAKLNLLVYSAILHDFGKTKIARELLMKEVGLTQNEFNTIKTHAQKGYMVIKELSFLDKAVSYGVLMHHERLDGSGYPLGLKGEAIHPFAKIIAIADVFDAINSNRGYKKKRLPFEALQIVKNESLGKLDYEYVKIFLEHVIDYYTGEEVLLNTNEKCKIIQMNVNNLEKPLILKGEEFIDLEKEKKLYIKEILL
- a CDS encoding arsenate reductase family protein, whose amino-acid sequence is MNIQIFGTKKCFDTKKAERFFKERNIKFQFIDLNEKPMSKGEFNNIIKAVSINELINTKAKEYVKLNFNNIRSAEIKAELLLKNQKVINTPIVRNGKEATVGYKAEEWNRWIENN
- the deoD gene encoding purine-nucleoside phosphorylase, producing MSVHINAPEGAIAESVLLPGDPLRAKFIAENFLEDVVCYNEVRGMYGFTGTYKGKKISVQGTGMGIPSISIYANELIQSYGVKNLIRVGTCGGYSEKVKVRDLIIAMSASTDSNLNLVRFQGRTFAPTASFELLKPAYDIAVEKGFDPKVGSIYSSDVFYGDDDEDWKKWAKFGCLGVEMEAAALYTIAAKFGVNALALLTVSDHFVTGEVTSAEERQLTFTNMMEVALDTIAKIEN
- the deoC gene encoding deoxyribose-phosphate aldolase gives rise to the protein MNIAKYIDHTILKPEATVEDVKKLCKEAKEYNFASVCVNGCYAKLVSSELMGTDVKTCVVVGFPLGAMTKEAKAFETNQAIENGATEIDMVINVGALKDKNYSLLKEDIEAVVNAAKGKALVKVIIETCLLTDEEKVKACEIAKEVKADFVKTSTGFSTGGATKEDIALMRKTVGPDLGVKASGGVRDFKAAMDMINAGASRIGASASISIVSESK
- a CDS encoding ABC transporter permease yields the protein MLNSIALLIGITLMYSAPLIFGALGGVVSERSGVVNIGIEGMMTIGAFTGAAVGYYSGNAWLGFLAAGIAGGIMALLHAVASITFNADQTISGIAINLLGAGFSLFTCRLLFEGATMTKPVVTKLPKVFGVDITVFIALLITVVIWFILYKTKWGLRIRAVGEHPAAADTLGISVTATRYVCVMISGILAGFGGASMTLAIIAQFTPTAISGQGFIALAAVIFGKWTPHGAYGACLLFGFAQALTVVLGGGNFAIPSQILAMLPYILTIVVLILFVGKSVAPKADGVPYEKGTR
- a CDS encoding ABC transporter permease, which translates into the protein MKTVAKILKKPVTSTFIAIFFGFVVSAIVLGIAGYNSIDAFSALFNGIFSKPKYISNTIIKATPIILTGLSVAFAFKTGLFNIGAEGQYIIGTIASTIVGIKLNLPAILEIPLVILAGVAAGAVFGGIVGILKAKFGIHEVITSIMLNWIALYLSNFVVSTDVFHQPDSTSTYMINESGFTTILGNWKTSDAGIEFLSHNKWLSEVLLKTDVNIGIIVAIIMAVVISVLLYKSAKGYELRAVGLNKDAAEFAGINVNRNIIQSMVIAGALSGLAGALAITGTAPHKLSTMAAFENNGFNGLSVALIAGSSPIGCIFGGLLYGGLLYGGQSVQSAIGAPSEIINIMIGTIVFFVALTKIVPALADRLLKRGEKNVK